A region of Leishmania mexicana MHOM/GT/2001/U1103 complete genome, chromosome 8 DNA encodes the following proteins:
- a CDS encoding putative RNA-binding protein, which translates to MYFVAAAPSQVSPPGVIATSAHLPFDTPVKDMSISFSNSNSTAVSAAPPSYEAVALDPKGPRSQTNLFVRKLASAVTEDDMRKLFEQYGTIMSFALMRDIHTGESLGTAFVRYSTHDEARAAMAALDGRELYGRPISIQWAKREHDSTPCGDARRKIRKLFVRNIPLDVTARHLRQIFSKFGSINNVTLHSDTAPAAARDNGDNSRPASQMRNIAFILFQEDDVAEQAVSTLHNTCPFDSCDGIPLMVKLAEDNRDRIDRKQRFCESNVTNTTAKAFATVMMQSNHISTAASVSPLTVPLSTPASATLSPPTLSMDVSHNSPIFIHEGHAPSLPPSGQQTLPFTVSAPTTTATPMLHTTVDANGNTAYVYVSPSPNNGVAQQVVPASSAPGQYVIVSNGLQGFTGANRMVSQPSQSFYAAAAPPSVQQYYQTVTLPQVFAEAQGQPLQPQSNVFVPGYYSYSPHPQSSQQTPQQVPIFEMKAASTTHPLRTGAPVSKTASDLFQNQSPLQHQLAHAQPPFSVSQQLGSPGGVREPVSTTIFSATDSPVNGAINPTNTAPPRLHAPMTLVPHSTAAPPSADAEARGYSFFGPTRNGAHAATLMYEMPMPSMGPCIEDDDVPWGNICAKAPAAAGVLRSL; encoded by the coding sequence ATGTACTTTGTTGCAGCTGCCCCGTCGCAGGTGTCGCCGCCAGGGGTCATCGCGACGTCTGCACATTTGCCGTTCGACACCCCCGTGAAGGATATGTCGATATCTTTTAGCAACAGCAACTCCACCGCCGTTTCTGCGGCTCCGCCATCGTACGAGGCTGTCGCTCTGGACCCGAAAGGCCCTCGCAGCCAGACAAACCTTTTTGTGCGCAAGCTGGCTTCGGCTGTGACGGAAGATGACATGCGCAAGTTGTTCGAGCAGTACGGCACGATCATGTCCTTCGCGCTCATGCGAGACATCCACACCGGTGAGAGCCTTGGCACTGCCTTTGTGCGCTACAGTACCCACGACGAGGCCCGCGCGGCCATGGCGGCTCTCGACGGACGTGAGCTCTACGGCCGTCCCATCTCCATTCAGTGGGCAAAGCGTGAGCACGACAGCACCCcgtgcggcgacgctcgcCGCAAGATACGCAAGCTTTTCGTGCGCAACATCCCTCTCGACGTGACGGCGCGTCATCTCCGTCAGATCTTCTCCAAGTTTGGATCCATCAACAACGTCACCCTGCATAGCGACACGGCCCCCGCAGCGGCCCGCGACAACGGCGACAACTCGCGTCCGGCCAGTCAAATGCGCAACATTGCTTTCATTCTTTTCCAGGAAGACGACGTCGCGGAGCAGGCGGTGAGCACGCTGCACAACACTTGCCCGTTTGACAGCTGCGATGGGATCCCGCTCATGGTGAAGCTGGCCGAGGACAACCGTGACCGCATTGACCGAAAGCAGCGCTTCTGCGAGAGCAACGTGACGAACACGACCGCCAAGGCGTTCGCGACGGTCATGATGCAGAGCAATCACATCTCCACTGCCGCCTCTGTCTCACCGCTGACCGTTCCTCTCTCCACGCCAGCCTCGGCAACGCTCTCGCCCCCAACGCTGTCGATGGATGTCAGCCACAACAGCCCCATCTTTATTCACGAGGGCCACGCGccttcgctgccgccgagtGGGCAACAGACGCTGCCCTTCACTGTTTCAGCGCCGACAACCACAGCGACTCCCATGCTGCACACCACGGTCGATGCGAACGGGAACACTGCGTACGTCTACGTCTCACCCTCGCCGAACAACGGTGTTGCGCAGCAAGTGGTACCAGCTTCCTCAGCCCCTGGTCAGTACGTCATCGTGTCCAACGGGCTCCAGGGCTTTACGGGGGCAAACAGGATGGTGTCGCAGCCGTCGCAGTCCTTCtacgcggcggctgcgcctccaTCCGTGCAGCAATACTATCAGACagtgacgctgccgcaggtgtttgcagaggcgcagggccagccgctgcagccgcagtcgAACGTTTTCGTCCCCGGCTACTATTCTTACTCTCCTCACCCGCAGTCTTCTCAGCAGACGCCACAGCAAGTGCCGATCTTCGAAATGAAAGCGGCGTCCACGACACACCCGCTGCGAACCGGTGCGCCGGTGTCAAAGACGGCTAGCGATCTCTTTCAGAACCAGTCGCCGCTACAGCACCAGCTGGCACACGCTCAGCCGCCCTTCTCGgtgtcgcagcagctcggcaGCCCTGGTGGTGTGCGGGAGCCGGTCTCGACGACGATTTTCTCTGCGACGGACAGCCCAGTGAACGGGGCTATCAACCCCACGAACACCGCGCCGCCCCGGCTACATGCGCCAATGACTCTCGTGCCTCACAgcactgcggcgccgccgagcgcCGATGCCGAAGCGCGAGGATACTCTTTCTTTGGTCCAACAAGGaacggcgcgcacgccgcgaCACTGATGTACGAGATGCCGATGCCCTCCATGGGGCCGTGTATCGAGGACGATGACGTGCCGTGGGGCAACATCTGTGCCAAAgcgccggctgcagctgGTGTTTTACGAAGCTTGTGA